The following are from one region of the Oryctolagus cuniculus unplaced genomic scaffold, mOryCun1.1 SCAFFOLD_130, whole genome shotgun sequence genome:
- the LOC138848117 gene encoding putative uncharacterized protein FLJ43944 yields MDWSPDQNQVHRYNLPNVTIKPADVALTITPEPTMERDSSPVQQEGSAQTPGPSVETEPYISDQEQPTQYVESSVENKPSPAQQETPYQTLGPSLETEASPAQQEPPEPTPVPSAETEPSPFQQAPRAHTARPSVEAEPSPREQEQIAQYAEALVETQPPPGPPVETEPSLREQQQIAQYVEALMETQAPPGQLEALALTPVPPMETEPYISEQEQPRRPSESSEETCS; encoded by the exons ATGGACTGGTCTCCAGATCAGAATCAAGTTCACCGTTATAACCTGCCCAATGTTACCATCAAGCCTGCAGATGTGGCGCTGACCATAACTCCGGAGCCCACCATGGAGCGGGACTCTTCTCCAGTgcagcaggagggctctgctcagacTCCGGGCCCTTCTGTGGAGACAGAACCCTATATTAGTGATCAGGAGCAGCCCACTCAGTATGTTGAGTCTTCTGTAGAGAACAAAccctctccagcccagcaggagacCCCATATCAAACTCTGGGCCCTTccctggagacagaagcttctccagcccagcaggaaCCCCCAGAGCCGACTCCGGTCCCTTCTGCAGAGACGGAACCTTCCCCATTCCAGCAGGCACCCAGAGCTCACACTGCACGCCCTTCCGTGGAGGCAGAACCTTCTCCCCGTGAACAGGAGCAGATAGCTCAGTATGCGGAGGCTCTGGTGGAGactcagcctcctccaggccctcccgTGGAGACAGAGCCTTCTCTCAGAGAACAGCAGCAGATTGCTCAGTACGTGGAGGCCCTGATGGAGACTCaagctcctccaggccagctggagGCCCTAGCTCTGACTCCAGTCCCTCCTATGGAGACCGAACCTTATATCAGTGAGCAGGAGCAACCAAGGCGGCCCTCTGAGTCTTCTGAGGAG ACCTGCAGCTGA